A section of the Anaerobaca lacustris genome encodes:
- a CDS encoding PKD domain-containing protein, with product MPSNYGFLSLVKGAVLALFFVMLGMTVHAADDPDRIQPYAANPFYWQYKGQPVLLLAGGLIVGLLPGFAAAEDLSTQVARTAPAGAIVPLDGPVLAGKSVTFKLSGNPSDPHWKLGDGATADGASVTHTYQKPGIHRVVMGSKVGETFNELSSAIVRVHTPETVHLPQVFLDTDARNEVDDQHYIAYALFSNLDVLGINSAHHGPHRINHFGAAQEPINYGEILYIIELSRISGLLEHRTENRIPQAFRGAKVPLQVPASGNWSDTQPIECEASEAILAAARGASPDNPVWVLPVGPCTNIASAILLAREEGLDLKSRIKIVWLGGGPERVNARSHNGGSDPWSVFVTGQSDVDFWIILEHPTGASITMDKRVESELYPDNRLGQYLEAITPAREKALFDVATISMVIGNHLGKSWLTLVEPSVVLGPDQQYQWKQVDSPTTVHIIRDIDEEAMKVDFFNTLNGKPTALPPTR from the coding sequence ATGCCATCGAATTACGGCTTTCTCAGTCTTGTCAAGGGCGCGGTGCTGGCGTTGTTTTTCGTCATGTTGGGTATGACTGTCCACGCGGCCGACGATCCTGACCGCATTCAGCCCTACGCGGCCAACCCGTTCTACTGGCAATACAAGGGCCAGCCCGTGCTGTTGCTGGCTGGCGGCCTAATCGTGGGTCTGCTGCCGGGCTTCGCCGCCGCAGAAGACCTGTCTACCCAGGTGGCACGCACCGCGCCTGCAGGGGCGATTGTTCCGCTCGATGGGCCGGTGCTGGCCGGCAAGTCCGTGACGTTCAAACTCAGTGGCAATCCGAGCGACCCTCACTGGAAGCTCGGAGACGGGGCGACGGCTGACGGCGCATCGGTCACCCACACCTACCAGAAGCCGGGGATTCATCGCGTCGTCATGGGATCCAAGGTGGGCGAGACATTCAACGAGCTGTCTTCCGCCATCGTGCGCGTCCACACGCCGGAAACCGTGCACCTGCCGCAGGTCTTTCTCGACACCGACGCCCGCAACGAAGTCGATGACCAGCATTACATTGCCTACGCCCTGTTCAGCAACCTGGACGTGCTGGGCATCAACAGCGCCCATCACGGTCCCCACCGCATCAATCACTTTGGCGCTGCACAGGAGCCGATCAACTATGGCGAGATTCTCTACATCATTGAGCTCAGCCGCATCAGCGGCCTGTTGGAGCATCGTACCGAAAACCGAATTCCCCAGGCGTTCCGCGGTGCCAAAGTGCCGTTGCAGGTTCCCGCCAGCGGCAACTGGTCGGACACGCAGCCAATCGAATGCGAAGCCAGCGAAGCGATTCTGGCGGCGGCGCGTGGCGCGTCGCCCGACAATCCCGTGTGGGTCCTGCCTGTCGGGCCATGCACCAACATCGCCAGCGCGATTCTTCTGGCGCGTGAAGAAGGATTGGACCTTAAGAGCCGAATCAAGATCGTCTGGCTGGGCGGCGGACCCGAACGGGTCAATGCCAGGAGCCACAACGGCGGTAGCGACCCCTGGTCGGTCTTTGTGACCGGTCAGAGCGATGTCGATTTTTGGATCATCCTGGAGCATCCCACCGGTGCCAGCATCACCATGGACAAGCGTGTTGAGTCCGAACTCTACCCCGACAACCGGCTGGGCCAATATCTGGAGGCGATCACGCCCGCCCGCGAGAAAGCGCTCTTCGATGTGGCGACGATTTCAATGGTCATTGGCAACCACCTGGGAAAGTCTTGGCTGACGTTAGTCGAGCCTTCAGTGGTGCTTGGTCCCGATCAGCAATACCAGTGGAAGCAGGTCGACTCACCAACGACCGTTCACATCATTCGCGATATCGACGAAGAAGCGATGAAAGTCGATTTCTTCAATACCTTGAACGGCAAGCCGACCGCTTTGCCGCCAACGCGATAG